A part of Bufo bufo chromosome 7, aBufBuf1.1, whole genome shotgun sequence genomic DNA contains:
- the METRN gene encoding meteorin, which produces MLCLYAWTFLIGILHSVAASSLENQCNWRGSGLSLEPKSVEQVSLHCAEGTVEWLYPTGALRLSLLPRLPVSSSGPGSSRYTACIKPAASFRGAQLYLEKEGELELLMSEGEPSMLSRVQCFTWLPHQKVALFLQATPHQDISRRISAIRYELRGDWDGRLVLPLNKLSMKGACRPCNDTEILMAMCTSDFVVRGNIKSVENNNELQESVIGISATRVHRQKFTLFQPTGHSMRSHGEIRTPISCGVKPGPGSFLFMGWVHFGDAWLGCAPRYKDFKRVYESATKLHSNPCEISLD; this is translated from the exons ATGCTCTGCCTGTACGCCTGGACATTTCTTATCGGTATCCTTCATTCCGTCGCCGCCAGCTCTCTGGAAAACCAGTGCAACTGGAGAGGAAG TGGGCTGTCTCTAGAGCCAAAGTCAGTGGAGCAAGTATCACTGCACTGTGCGGAGGGCACAGTGGAATGGTTGTACCCAACGGGAGCACTACGCCTCAGCCTTTTACCGCGCCTCCCCGTCTCATCTTCAGGACCAGGCTCCAGCCGCTACACGGCCTGCATCAAGCCAGCAGCTTCGTTTCGGGGCGCTCAGTTATACCTGGAGAAGGAAGGAGAGCTGGAGCTGTTGATGTCTGAGGGAGAGCCGTCCATGCTGTCCAGGGTGCAATGCTTCACGTGGCTGCCACACCAGAAGGTGGCGCTATTCCTACAAGCCACTCCTCACCAGGACATTAGTAGGCGCATTTCGGCTATCCGCTATGAACTCAGAGGGGATTGGGATGGACGGCTGGTGCTACCACTCAACAAGCTGAGCATGAAAG GTGCCTGCCGGCCGTGCAACGACACAGAGATCCTGATGGCCATGTGCACTAGTGACTttg TTGTTCGTGGAAACATCAAGTCAGTGGAGAACAACAATGAACTGCAAGAGTCTGTGATCGGGATCAGCGCCACCAGGGTTCACCGACAGAAGTTCACATTGTTCCAGCCTACAGGTCACTCAATGAGGTCCCATGGGGAAATAAGGACTCCTATCAGCTGTGGGGTCAAACCAGGGCCTGGCAGCTTCCTTTTCATGGGTTGGGTACACTTTGGTGATGCTTGGTTGGGCTGTGCCCCACGTTACAAAGACTTCAAAAGAGTTTATGAATCTGCAACAAAGCTCCATTCAAACCCATGTGAGATATCTCTGGACTGA